A portion of the Misgurnus anguillicaudatus chromosome 16, ASM2758022v2, whole genome shotgun sequence genome contains these proteins:
- the myot gene encoding palladin isoform X2 encodes MAEVRKKTSTMSLKISSCSRETSSSSSSSSSSVMLQQRHSSLVQPLCISPQMVQSSSHCLGNPAGVAPTFVKCLHDVSTVKGQLVVLECRIRGTPPLQVSWHRENEQVIDSADFRILRKKASSASVPEELCTLVITEAYPEDSGIFQCTASNDFGTVSCTALLEVYTDLEEVLDNEDEPSSLSSAGLEQDDSPLQDTLIPPPDWPESPEDDTTTPSAGVLEPAVQKVTKSLIVPESKPRSISQPASETTEVDLIPKPPPPITENKNSVPRPFLTTSKLNKPVEPRCSAINMAELPTFSPTPSAFNYERPRHFIKSQPSLQTPSNDISKPNNLISPASPTAPSVNPTQPAPTRTSMCSSVTIIPKLRSTPNSEKLSSAAFLTSVLPSLPSSQMKCVSVPQSPSPSHSPRSPSPPPKIQEHPLPPPSQMLNHTSSTTPSQLSPDILKTPAPPLQSPPVSHFTYTPNTLPKPILKKTVSRPASRTTDEEIQGSKDALIQDLEKQLKNKVPKHRNSQKMSYEERMARRLLGPDNASSVFDLENSLGSPEQPGSPEGHHPGGIWSRKHNIGGDGTEISTIQEKCFAPRFIQVPADLTVEEGRFCRMDFKVVGLPTPDISWYLDGKPIRPDDYHKMLVCEKGVHSFIIEIVTVHHAGVYECVAKNRAGESHFNLRLDVIAQEQLCPPTFVVKMKNSRALEGDAVRLECKVAASPTPQLYWKKDKDMLRIDPMRMSLSQDSSGKQCLLIDPVVKSDAGWYTVSAINEAGMSTCNARLDVGSRLNKTLPASKPVKMLPMISQFSSLSTEPLPRHTAPLYESEEL; translated from the exons ATGGCAGA AGTCCGGAAAAAAACCTCGACAATGTCTCTAAAAATCTCCTCATGTTCCCGGGAGACATCGtcctcatcttcatcatctTCCTCCTCTGTCATGCTTCAGCAGAGACACTCCAGTTTAGTACAACCTCTCTGTATCAGCCCTCAGATG GTTCAGAGTTCAAGCCACTGTTTAGGAAATCCTGCTGGGGTGGCTCCAACATTTGTCAAG TGTCTTCATGATGTGAGTACAGTGAAGGGTCAGCTGGTGGTTTTGGAGTGTAGGATCAGAGGAACGCCTCCTCTCCAGGTCTCCTGGCATAGAGAAAACGAGCAAGTCATCGACTCTGCAGACTTTCGTATTCTCAGAAAGA aggcgagttcagCTTCTGTTCCTG AGGAATTGTGCACTTTAGTCATTACAGAGGCGTATCCAGAAGATTCAGgaatatttcaatgcacagcATCTAATGATTTTGGTACAGTGTCATGCACTGCCCTGCTTGAAGTCTATACAG ATCTAGAAGAGGTTTTGGACAATGAAGATGAGCCTTCATCTTTAAGCTCAGCAGGCCTGGAGCAGGATGACTCTCCTTTACAGGACACCCTCATCCCCCCTCCAGACTGGCCTGAAAGTCCTGAAGATGACACCACCACTCCATCAGCAGG GGTGCTGGAGCCTGCAGTTCAAAAAGTTACTAAGTCTCTAATCGTCCCAGAGAGCAAACCCCGATCTATCAGTCAACCCGCTTCAGAAACAACAGAGGTGGACTTGATTCCCAAACCTCCTCCGCCAATAACAGAAAACAAGAACAGTGTTCCACGTCCATTCCTTACTACCAGCAAGCTGAATAAACCGGTGGAACCCAGGTGCAGTGCCATTAATATGGCTGAGCTGCCGACCTTCTCACCAACCCCCAGCGCTTTTAATTATGAGCGCCCCCGTCATTTTATCAAGTCCCAGCCCAGTCTCCAAACACCCAGCAATGACATCAGTAAGCCAAACAATCTCATCTCACCAGCTTCACCTACAGCGCCATCAGTGAACCCCACTCAACCGGCCCCCACCCGCACGTCAATGTGTTCCAGCGTGACTATAATTCCTAAACTACGGAGTACTCCGAACAGTGAGAAACTATCATCGGCAGCTTTCCTGACGTCTGTTCTGCCTTCTCTACCGAGCTCTCAGATGAAATGCGTTTCTGTACCTCAGTCTCCATCTCCCAGCCATTCCCCCAGATCGCCCAGCCCGCCACCAAAAATACAAGAACATCCTTTGCCTCCGCCAAGCCAGATGCTGAATCATACTTCCTCAACAACCCCATCCCAGTTATCTCCAGATATCCTGAAAACACCTGCCCCACCTTTGCAATCCCCACCTGTGTCTCATTTTACCTACACACCTAATAC TTTGCCAAAGCCCATCTTAAAGAAGACTGTTTCCCGACCGGCGTCTCGGACCACAGACGAAGAGATTCAGGGCTCAAAAGATGCTCTTATCCAAGACCTTGAGAAGCAGCTCAAGAACAAAGTTCCTAAACACAGAAACAGTCAG AAGATGTCTTATGAAGAGCGAATGGCTAGAAGGTTGCTGGGTCCAGATAATGCTTCCTCAGTATTTGATTTGGAAAATTCTTTAGGTTCACCTGAACAG CCGGGCTCTCCAGAAGGTCATCATCCTGGAGGAATATG GTCAAGAAAGCATAACATTGGAGGAGACGGTACAGAGATCTCCACCATCCAGGAGAAGTGTTTTGCCCCTCGGTTTATCCAAGTGCCTGCAGATCTTACAGTGGAAGAGGGCAGATTCTGTAGGATGGATTTTAAG GTTGTAGGTTTGCCAACTCCAGATATTTCATGGTATTTGGATGGGAAACCCATCCGTCCGGATGATTATCATAAGATGCTGGTATGTGAGAAGGGTGTCCACTCATTCATCATTGAGATAGTGACTGTACACCATGCGGGTGTCTATGAATGTGTGGCAAAGAATCGTGCTGGAGAAAGCCACTTTAACCTGCGTCTGGATGTGATAG CTCAGGAACAGCTGTGTCCTCCTACATTTGTAGTGAAGATGAAGAACTCCCGGGCTCTGGAGGGAGACGCGGTGAGATTGGAGTGTAAGGTGGCTGCATCTCCAACACCTCAGCTCTACTGGAAGAAAGACAAAGATATGTTGCGTATTGACCCCATGAGAATGAG TCTTTCTCAGGATAGTTCAGGAAAGCAGTGTCTGCTCATTGATCCTGTGGTGAAATCTGATGCAGGCTGGTACACTGTATCTGCCATTAATGAAGCTGGCATGTCCACCTGTAATGCCAGACTAGATGTGGGCT CTCGCCTGAATAAAACTCTCCCAGCATCCAAGCCGGTGAAAATGCTTCCCATGATCAGTCAGTTTTCCTCTCTGAGCACCGAGCCTCTTCCACGGCACACAGCTCCTCTGTACGAGAGTGAAGAACTATAG
- the hdac3 gene encoding histone deacetylase 3, with protein MMSLLFSHLFFTYGAGHPMKPHRLSLTHSLVLHYGLYKKMMVFKPYKASQHDMCRFHSEDYIDFLQKVSPNNMQGFTKSLNTFNVGDDCPVFPGLFEFCSRYTGASLQGATQLNHKICDIAINWAGGLHHAKKFEASGFCYVNDIVISILELLKYHPRVLYIDIDIHHGDGVQEAFYLTDRVMTVSFHKYGNYFFPGTGDMYEVGAESGRYYCLNVPLRDGIDDQSYRQLFQPVIKQVVDFYQPTCIVLQCGADSLGCDRLGCFNLSIRGHGECVEFVKGFKIPLLVLGGGGYTVRNVARCWTYETSLLVEESISDELPYSEYFEYFAPDFTLHPDVSTRIENQNSRQYLDQIRQTVYENLKMLNHAPSVQIHDVPSDLLSYERPDETDPDERGSEENFSRPEAGNEFYDGDHDNDKESDVEI; from the exons ATGATGTCTTTATTATTTTCCCATCTGTTTTTCACTTATGGTGCTGGACACCCAATGAAACCTCACCGCCTGTCTCTCACACACAGTCTTGTGCTTCATTATGGACTATATAAGAAAATGATG GTTTTTAAACCATACAAGGCGTCTCAGCATGACATGTGCAGGTTTCACTCTGAAGATTACATCGACTTCCTGCAGAAGGTCAGCCCAAATAACATGCAGGGCTTCACCAAGAGTCTCAACACCTTCAACGTAGGAGACGACTG TCCTGTTTTTCCAGGTTTGTTTGAGTTTTGTTCGCGATACACAGGTGCCTCCTTGCAGGGAGCGACTCAGTTAAATCACAAG atatgtGACATTGCCATAAACTGGGCTGGAGGTTTGCATCATGCTAAAAAGTTTGAG GCCTCTGGGTTTTGCTATGTGAATGACATTGTCATCAGTATTCTTGAACTGCTGAA GTATCATCCACGTGTGCTGTACATTGACATTGATATTCATCATGGTGATGGAGTTCAGGAGGCATTTTAtctcacagacagggtcatgACCGTATCCTTCCACAAATATGGAAACTACTTTTTCCCAGGAACAG GTGATATGTATGAGGTGGGAGCTGAGAGCGGCCGCTATTACTGCCTGAATGTCCCACTGCGTGATGGCATTGATGATCAAA GCTACAGACAGTTGTTTCAGCCAGTCATCAAGCAAGTGGTGGATTTCTATCAGCCAACGTGCATCGTTCTT CAGTGTGGTGCAGATTCATTGGGTTGTGATCGATTAGGATGCTTCAATCTAAGCATACGAGGCCACGG AGAGTGTGTGGAGTTTGTAAAGGGCTTCAAGATCCCTCTGCTTGTGCTTGGAGGTGGAGGATACACCGTGCGAAATGTTGCTAGATGTTG GACATATGAGACTTCATTGCTAGTTGAGGAGTCCATTAGCGATGAGCTGCCATATAGTG AATACTTTGAATATtttgctccagacttcacacttCACCCAGATGTCAGTACAAGGATAGAAAACCAAAATTCTAGACAA TATTTGGATCAGATTCGTCAAACTGTGTATGAGAATCTGAAGATGTTAAATCACGCACCAAGTGTTCAGATCCACGACGTTCCCTCTGACTTGCTCAGCTATGAGCGACCGGATGAGACCGATCCAGACGAGAGGGGATCAGAGGAAAACTTTTCCAG GCCTGAAGCAGGGAATGAGTTTTATGATGGGGACCATGATAATGATAAAGAAAGTGATGTTGAGATCTGA
- the myot gene encoding palladin isoform X1, whose translation MAEVRKKTSTMSLKISSCSRETSSSSSSSSSSVMLQQRHSSLVQPLCISPQMVQSSSHCLGNPAGVAPTFVKCLHDVSTVKGQLVVLECRIRGTPPLQVSWHRENEQVIDSADFRILRKKASSASVPEELCTLVITEAYPEDSGIFQCTASNDFGTVSCTALLEVYTDLEEVLDNEDEPSSLSSAGLEQDDSPLQDTLIPPPDWPESPEDDTTTPSAGVLEPAVQKVTKSLIVPESKPRSISQPASETTEVDLIPKPPPPITENKNSVPRPFLTTSKLNKPVEPRCSAINMAELPTFSPTPSAFNYERPRHFIKSQPSLQTPSNDISKPNNLISPASPTAPSVNPTQPAPTRTSMCSSVTIIPKLRSTPNSEKLSSAAFLTSVLPSLPSSQMKCVSVPQSPSPSHSPRSPSPPPKIQEHPLPPPSQMLNHTSSTTPSQLSPDILKTPAPPLQSPPVSHFTYTPNTLPKPILKKTVSRPASRTTDEEIQGSKDALIQDLEKQLKNKVPKHRNSQQKMSYEERMARRLLGPDNASSVFDLENSLGSPEQPGSPEGHHPGGIWSRKHNIGGDGTEISTIQEKCFAPRFIQVPADLTVEEGRFCRMDFKVVGLPTPDISWYLDGKPIRPDDYHKMLVCEKGVHSFIIEIVTVHHAGVYECVAKNRAGESHFNLRLDVIAQEQLCPPTFVVKMKNSRALEGDAVRLECKVAASPTPQLYWKKDKDMLRIDPMRMSLSQDSSGKQCLLIDPVVKSDAGWYTVSAINEAGMSTCNARLDVGSRLNKTLPASKPVKMLPMISQFSSLSTEPLPRHTAPLYESEEL comes from the exons ATGGCAGA AGTCCGGAAAAAAACCTCGACAATGTCTCTAAAAATCTCCTCATGTTCCCGGGAGACATCGtcctcatcttcatcatctTCCTCCTCTGTCATGCTTCAGCAGAGACACTCCAGTTTAGTACAACCTCTCTGTATCAGCCCTCAGATG GTTCAGAGTTCAAGCCACTGTTTAGGAAATCCTGCTGGGGTGGCTCCAACATTTGTCAAG TGTCTTCATGATGTGAGTACAGTGAAGGGTCAGCTGGTGGTTTTGGAGTGTAGGATCAGAGGAACGCCTCCTCTCCAGGTCTCCTGGCATAGAGAAAACGAGCAAGTCATCGACTCTGCAGACTTTCGTATTCTCAGAAAGA aggcgagttcagCTTCTGTTCCTG AGGAATTGTGCACTTTAGTCATTACAGAGGCGTATCCAGAAGATTCAGgaatatttcaatgcacagcATCTAATGATTTTGGTACAGTGTCATGCACTGCCCTGCTTGAAGTCTATACAG ATCTAGAAGAGGTTTTGGACAATGAAGATGAGCCTTCATCTTTAAGCTCAGCAGGCCTGGAGCAGGATGACTCTCCTTTACAGGACACCCTCATCCCCCCTCCAGACTGGCCTGAAAGTCCTGAAGATGACACCACCACTCCATCAGCAGG GGTGCTGGAGCCTGCAGTTCAAAAAGTTACTAAGTCTCTAATCGTCCCAGAGAGCAAACCCCGATCTATCAGTCAACCCGCTTCAGAAACAACAGAGGTGGACTTGATTCCCAAACCTCCTCCGCCAATAACAGAAAACAAGAACAGTGTTCCACGTCCATTCCTTACTACCAGCAAGCTGAATAAACCGGTGGAACCCAGGTGCAGTGCCATTAATATGGCTGAGCTGCCGACCTTCTCACCAACCCCCAGCGCTTTTAATTATGAGCGCCCCCGTCATTTTATCAAGTCCCAGCCCAGTCTCCAAACACCCAGCAATGACATCAGTAAGCCAAACAATCTCATCTCACCAGCTTCACCTACAGCGCCATCAGTGAACCCCACTCAACCGGCCCCCACCCGCACGTCAATGTGTTCCAGCGTGACTATAATTCCTAAACTACGGAGTACTCCGAACAGTGAGAAACTATCATCGGCAGCTTTCCTGACGTCTGTTCTGCCTTCTCTACCGAGCTCTCAGATGAAATGCGTTTCTGTACCTCAGTCTCCATCTCCCAGCCATTCCCCCAGATCGCCCAGCCCGCCACCAAAAATACAAGAACATCCTTTGCCTCCGCCAAGCCAGATGCTGAATCATACTTCCTCAACAACCCCATCCCAGTTATCTCCAGATATCCTGAAAACACCTGCCCCACCTTTGCAATCCCCACCTGTGTCTCATTTTACCTACACACCTAATAC TTTGCCAAAGCCCATCTTAAAGAAGACTGTTTCCCGACCGGCGTCTCGGACCACAGACGAAGAGATTCAGGGCTCAAAAGATGCTCTTATCCAAGACCTTGAGAAGCAGCTCAAGAACAAAGTTCCTAAACACAGAAACAGTCAG CAGAAGATGTCTTATGAAGAGCGAATGGCTAGAAGGTTGCTGGGTCCAGATAATGCTTCCTCAGTATTTGATTTGGAAAATTCTTTAGGTTCACCTGAACAG CCGGGCTCTCCAGAAGGTCATCATCCTGGAGGAATATG GTCAAGAAAGCATAACATTGGAGGAGACGGTACAGAGATCTCCACCATCCAGGAGAAGTGTTTTGCCCCTCGGTTTATCCAAGTGCCTGCAGATCTTACAGTGGAAGAGGGCAGATTCTGTAGGATGGATTTTAAG GTTGTAGGTTTGCCAACTCCAGATATTTCATGGTATTTGGATGGGAAACCCATCCGTCCGGATGATTATCATAAGATGCTGGTATGTGAGAAGGGTGTCCACTCATTCATCATTGAGATAGTGACTGTACACCATGCGGGTGTCTATGAATGTGTGGCAAAGAATCGTGCTGGAGAAAGCCACTTTAACCTGCGTCTGGATGTGATAG CTCAGGAACAGCTGTGTCCTCCTACATTTGTAGTGAAGATGAAGAACTCCCGGGCTCTGGAGGGAGACGCGGTGAGATTGGAGTGTAAGGTGGCTGCATCTCCAACACCTCAGCTCTACTGGAAGAAAGACAAAGATATGTTGCGTATTGACCCCATGAGAATGAG TCTTTCTCAGGATAGTTCAGGAAAGCAGTGTCTGCTCATTGATCCTGTGGTGAAATCTGATGCAGGCTGGTACACTGTATCTGCCATTAATGAAGCTGGCATGTCCACCTGTAATGCCAGACTAGATGTGGGCT CTCGCCTGAATAAAACTCTCCCAGCATCCAAGCCGGTGAAAATGCTTCCCATGATCAGTCAGTTTTCCTCTCTGAGCACCGAGCCTCTTCCACGGCACACAGCTCCTCTGTACGAGAGTGAAGAACTATAG